Proteins found in one Paenibacillus sp. FSL R10-2782 genomic segment:
- a CDS encoding FliH/SctL family protein: MSNLIKSFQYVPVEALKTIDVAHTYAPETSDEEVTTEHIEPEPQKDYETERLRDEMLNDAKDFAERQVREAAEEAERMLQEAQQQIEAWWQERREQDEQLTESLKADGFQQGYEEGQKLAEAELQVKSEQMMVEAQDILRQAYETKEQLIQEAEPFLVELSSAIAEKVIEKQLSIEPEYTIELIRKNLARKREKGTITLCVSPQHFAFVQGAREELSLTVDSQAELQIIPDGTVKDRGCVIRSSFGSVDARIDTQLVEIKKELLRLAHENEERRHEGA, translated from the coding sequence TTGTCTAACTTGATCAAATCTTTCCAATATGTGCCTGTTGAAGCTTTGAAAACCATTGATGTGGCACATACGTATGCGCCGGAAACGTCGGACGAGGAAGTCACAACTGAACATATAGAGCCGGAACCACAGAAAGATTACGAGACTGAACGGCTCCGGGACGAAATGCTGAATGATGCCAAGGATTTTGCCGAACGGCAGGTTCGTGAAGCGGCTGAAGAAGCGGAACGGATGCTTCAGGAGGCACAGCAGCAGATTGAAGCCTGGTGGCAGGAACGCCGTGAGCAGGACGAGCAGTTAACAGAGTCCTTAAAGGCTGACGGGTTTCAGCAAGGCTATGAGGAAGGCCAAAAGTTGGCTGAGGCTGAGCTTCAGGTGAAATCGGAACAGATGATGGTAGAAGCACAGGATATTTTGCGTCAGGCCTATGAGACCAAGGAGCAATTGATTCAGGAGGCTGAGCCTTTTCTGGTCGAGCTGAGTAGTGCTATTGCTGAGAAAGTTATTGAAAAACAGCTTAGTATTGAGCCTGAATATACAATTGAGCTCATTCGTAAAAACTTGGCTCGTAAGCGAGAAAAAGGAACAATTACACTGTGTGTGTCGCCTCAGCATTTCGCATTTGTGCAAGGTGCACGCGAAGAATTGTCATTAACTGTCGATTCGCAGGCAGAACTGCAAATTATTCCTGATGGAACTGTGAAGGATCGCGGCTGTGTTATTCGTTCTTCCTTTGGAAGTGTGGATGCACGGATAGATACACAACTGGTTGAGATCAAAAAGGAACTGCTGCGTCTGGCACATGAGAACGAGGAGCGAAGACATGAAGGGGCTTAA
- the fliI gene encoding flagellar protein export ATPase FliI has protein sequence MKGLNAHRYMDHLRQIDPVRVNGKVTQVIGLMVESEGPDASIGDVCYIYPGKTAKPLQAEVVGFRDNKVLLMPLGELQSIGPGCDVVGTGKPLNVQVGSELLGKVLDGLGQPLDGSLIPSRMARYSTFNIPSNPLSRPRVQEPISIGVRAIDGLLTIGKGQRVGIFAGSGVGKSTLMGMIARNTEADVNVIALIGERGREVLDFIERDLGPEGLERSVVIVATSDQPALIRIKGALIATTIAEYFRDRGLNVMLMMDSVTRYAMAQREVGLAVGEPPAMRGYTPSVFASLPKLLERAGTGPTGSITAFYTVLVDGDDMNEPIADAVRGILDGHIVLNRGIANKGHFPAIDVLASISRVMKDIAPRDQIDAAENIKRLMAVYKDSEDLINIGAYQQGSNAEIDESMDRIRDIWDFTRQRTDEKVELDEVRERLISEFTRR, from the coding sequence ATGAAGGGGCTTAATGCGCATCGCTACATGGATCATTTGCGACAAATAGACCCGGTTCGGGTAAACGGCAAAGTGACGCAGGTTATCGGTTTGATGGTGGAATCGGAAGGTCCGGACGCCAGTATCGGGGATGTTTGTTACATTTATCCGGGTAAAACGGCTAAGCCACTGCAAGCGGAAGTTGTAGGCTTTAGAGACAACAAGGTACTTTTGATGCCGCTCGGAGAACTGCAATCCATTGGTCCCGGCTGTGATGTCGTAGGAACTGGGAAGCCATTGAACGTGCAGGTGGGATCGGAGCTGTTAGGTAAAGTGCTAGACGGTTTGGGCCAACCATTGGATGGTTCGCTGATTCCCTCACGGATGGCGAGATACTCGACCTTCAACATTCCATCGAATCCGCTGAGTCGCCCGCGTGTACAGGAGCCGATCAGTATTGGTGTACGAGCCATTGACGGATTGCTTACCATCGGTAAAGGGCAGCGGGTCGGTATTTTCGCAGGCTCCGGTGTAGGTAAGAGTACCCTAATGGGAATGATTGCCCGTAATACGGAAGCAGATGTGAACGTAATTGCTCTGATCGGGGAACGTGGACGTGAAGTGCTGGACTTTATTGAACGGGATTTGGGTCCGGAAGGGCTTGAACGCTCAGTAGTCATCGTGGCAACTTCCGACCAACCCGCGTTGATCCGTATTAAGGGTGCGCTCATTGCAACGACGATCGCTGAATATTTTCGTGATCGCGGATTGAACGTCATGCTGATGATGGACTCGGTTACCCGGTATGCGATGGCGCAACGTGAAGTAGGACTGGCAGTCGGGGAGCCACCAGCGATGAGGGGTTATACCCCTTCAGTATTCGCCAGTTTGCCCAAGTTGCTGGAGCGTGCGGGAACCGGGCCTACAGGTTCCATAACCGCTTTTTATACGGTGCTGGTCGATGGTGACGACATGAATGAACCCATTGCGGATGCGGTACGCGGGATCTTGGATGGGCATATCGTGCTCAACCGGGGGATAGCGAATAAAGGACATTTTCCCGCAATTGATGTGTTAGCCAGTATTAGCCGGGTCATGAAGGATATTGCACCACGTGACCAGATTGACGCTGCCGAGAATATTAAGCGCCTGATGGCGGTTTATAAAGATTCAGAGGACCTGATTAACATTGGGGCTTATCAGCAGGGTTCGAATGCAGAAATTGACGAATCCATGGACCGCATACGGGATATATGGGATTTTACAAGGCAAAGAACAGATGAAAAGGTTGAACTGGACGAGGTTCGTGAGCGTTTGATTTCTGAATTTACGAGGAGATGA
- the fliJ gene encoding flagellar export protein FliJ gives MRFQYSFQKVVDLKTNEKSQAEWLLSSAVGQLQAEEQTLIQLLGERNRVISAIQKAAEDCAPLSTIQELQAYVNHLDQCITRKHRDVQYAQQNVQSKQTVLTDKMLDEQVWLKAREKANVKFQQEMLLREQNELDEMASVRFAMKAR, from the coding sequence ATGAGATTTCAGTATTCCTTTCAGAAGGTTGTAGACTTGAAAACCAACGAAAAGTCACAGGCCGAATGGTTGCTTTCCAGTGCTGTTGGACAATTGCAGGCTGAGGAGCAGACATTGATACAGCTACTAGGCGAAAGGAATCGGGTCATATCAGCCATTCAAAAGGCTGCCGAGGATTGTGCGCCGCTCTCTACCATTCAGGAATTACAGGCTTACGTAAATCATCTGGATCAATGTATCACACGCAAGCATAGGGACGTTCAATATGCGCAGCAAAATGTGCAAAGCAAACAAACCGTTTTGACCGATAAAATGCTGGATGAACAAGTTTGGCTGAAAGCGAGAGAGAAGGCCAACGTGAAATTCCAACAGGAAATGCTCCTGCGCGAGCAGAACGAGCTGGATGAAATGGCTTCCGTGAGATTTGCCATGAAAGCCCGGTAA
- a CDS encoding kinesin, with amino-acid sequence MARNLAENELDMDLEKESGGGFERFMFFLIPIVFTIVLVGVLLTLFNMDFRSEMISLGNKIPIVKNWLPEPKDKVAKSKEADQKAQSQSSEATIQQLKADLAKQTEELKKASDAKATQDKKVTELQNQVSTLQTQQEQQPQASQQGQTQTGTQAADGTANEDPYVKQAKDLASMYEGMTASKAAPIMENLTTEETVQLLSYMDPANSAKILQKMDAKKAADITMALKNVTPSTDLSLAALQSRLKKDQSTAAGKTSKNLQNTQISSTFASMDKKSGAELILQTYKISPDKALNILNTVDDSTRASLLQNMSAKDAAQTAKILNKLMGSK; translated from the coding sequence ATGGCACGGAATTTAGCAGAAAATGAACTGGATATGGATTTGGAAAAAGAGTCAGGCGGGGGATTTGAACGGTTTATGTTTTTCCTGATTCCAATTGTTTTTACAATCGTTCTGGTCGGGGTCCTGCTTACGCTGTTCAACATGGATTTCAGAAGTGAAATGATTTCATTGGGAAACAAGATTCCGATTGTGAAGAATTGGCTTCCTGAACCGAAAGACAAGGTTGCCAAGAGCAAAGAGGCTGATCAGAAAGCCCAGTCCCAAAGCTCCGAAGCCACTATCCAGCAGCTTAAGGCAGATTTGGCCAAGCAGACAGAAGAACTTAAAAAGGCTAGTGATGCCAAAGCGACTCAGGATAAAAAAGTTACAGAACTTCAAAATCAGGTTAGTACGTTGCAAACGCAACAGGAACAACAGCCGCAGGCCAGTCAGCAGGGACAGACACAGACAGGTACGCAAGCGGCAGATGGAACAGCGAATGAAGACCCATATGTAAAACAGGCCAAAGACCTTGCTTCTATGTATGAAGGAATGACGGCAAGTAAGGCAGCACCGATTATGGAAAACTTGACCACCGAAGAAACGGTACAACTGCTAAGCTATATGGACCCAGCAAACAGTGCGAAGATCTTACAAAAGATGGATGCTAAAAAAGCAGCCGATATCACGATGGCTCTGAAAAACGTAACGCCATCTACTGATTTGTCTTTGGCTGCGTTGCAGTCACGCTTGAAAAAGGACCAGAGCACTGCAGCGGGAAAAACGAGTAAAAATCTGCAAAATACTCAAATTAGCAGTACATTCGCTTCCATGGACAAGAAAAGCGGAGCCGAGCTTATTTTACAAACTTACAAAATCAGTCCAGACAAGGCATTAAACATATTAAACACAGTAGATGATTCGACACGAGCTTCTTTACTGCAAAATATGTCTGCGAAGGATGCTGCACAGACGGCGAAAATTTTGAACAAGCTGATGGGCAGCAAGTGA
- a CDS encoding flagellar hook-length control protein FliK, protein MTLISQSVSLSSSSQTAGSTASTATTSIAGTAAGATGGAFNQTLTQMMTGGQTGSTSTDSGKSPLVMVLPLITAGESTEALAEPLVETLAPLLQNLENLDDQVTTDPALFAALQSWVQQVQQFLGGGAEQQTDGAGTNEATGLTALATHPATIRFALQDALSQLANVANQATGDQKSQITQLLQSLQNTTAGTGAFSDEQWTGVLKAVELADGANSQAAQPSANRANGTQTLTTVSTGKQVVATEQQTSQGGTSQQGTEGQRSSANIHVQAAVKATPTDETGAVVDVTEQTDPAATDSQTSVITTAGQLSVQTQGTTPSAPAQPVVHVRQFAKEMTEFVVQKLDIVKHSGLTEATIMLRPDHLGQLEVKLTMQNGHLVAQFMTEHSGAKDLLEQQMSQLRASLQSQGIQVDKVEVTQNESLSSHMYQDGRGSGANQQQQSEQRSKSRSREEAEDALKVAEMAEELRNWTAEQRTDDVNRTGSFTAQA, encoded by the coding sequence ATGACGCTTATTTCTCAAAGTGTATCTCTCAGCAGTTCCAGTCAGACGGCTGGTAGCACAGCTAGTACAGCGACAACTTCAATAGCAGGGACAGCAGCAGGAGCCACAGGCGGTGCTTTTAATCAGACGCTTACGCAAATGATGACTGGTGGGCAAACGGGTTCTACAAGCACAGATTCTGGGAAATCTCCATTAGTTATGGTGCTGCCGTTGATTACTGCCGGAGAATCGACAGAAGCTTTAGCAGAACCGCTTGTTGAGACATTGGCTCCATTACTGCAAAATCTTGAAAACTTAGATGATCAGGTAACAACTGATCCAGCCTTGTTTGCAGCTCTGCAGTCGTGGGTTCAGCAAGTACAGCAGTTTTTAGGCGGTGGAGCGGAGCAGCAAACAGACGGGGCAGGAACGAATGAGGCGACAGGCTTAACGGCTTTGGCAACTCATCCAGCTACCATTCGGTTTGCATTACAGGATGCTTTGTCACAGCTTGCAAATGTAGCGAATCAGGCTACGGGAGACCAAAAGTCCCAGATTACACAGCTGTTACAATCGCTTCAAAATACGACGGCTGGTACGGGAGCTTTTTCCGATGAGCAGTGGACCGGCGTACTGAAAGCTGTGGAGCTTGCTGATGGCGCAAATTCACAAGCAGCTCAGCCTTCCGCGAATCGGGCGAATGGCACTCAGACATTAACGACTGTTTCTACAGGCAAACAGGTAGTTGCTACTGAGCAGCAGACGAGTCAAGGTGGGACAAGTCAGCAAGGTACAGAAGGACAACGTTCATCAGCTAATATTCATGTTCAAGCCGCTGTTAAAGCCACTCCAACGGATGAAACCGGTGCAGTAGTAGACGTAACCGAGCAGACTGATCCGGCAGCGACCGACAGTCAAACTTCTGTGATTACGACCGCAGGCCAGCTTTCGGTGCAGACGCAAGGCACAACTCCTTCGGCTCCGGCGCAGCCTGTTGTACATGTACGACAATTTGCTAAGGAAATGACGGAATTTGTAGTGCAAAAGCTTGATATCGTGAAGCATTCTGGGTTAACGGAAGCGACTATCATGCTTCGTCCAGATCATTTGGGACAACTGGAAGTTAAACTGACGATGCAGAATGGGCACTTGGTCGCCCAGTTTATGACTGAGCACAGTGGAGCTAAGGATTTGCTCGAACAGCAAATGTCACAGCTGCGCGCAAGTCTTCAAAGCCAGGGTATTCAGGTAGATAAAGTGGAAGTGACGCAAAATGAATCACTCTCTTCCCACATGTATCAGGATGGCCGTGGATCAGGTGCAAATCAGCAGCAGCAATCCGAGCAACGTTCCAAGTCGCGGAGTAGGGAAGAAGCCGAGGATGCTCTAAAGGTAGCTGAAATGGCGGAGGAACTCCGCAATTGGACAGCAGAACAACGCACAGATGATGTAAATCGGACAGGCTCCTTTACAGCACAAGCGTAG